A region of Cardinium endosymbiont of Sogatella furcifera DNA encodes the following proteins:
- a CDS encoding MutS-related protein, producing MRITTSLAFTLCLSGSLTARASSSMATQLANHYLKSFPAEAAKPSSKADQAKKEKASDTDITAIYLAPRTERNVVFNEIFAKSSYYEHQYKQGSNLLNPYVWNDLHLFCGTTTTPAYHLLSRMNKAITVLGEGALASLIAAPTANLETLMKRQRFIDFLCQKTQLYLDLKSQLQNYKTSEKAMLSFWTGTEPLYVKEYDKYLTGLFYTSSAASNKLASVLQLKKVWLRDIWNIYSNFAWYPAIIGPISICMSYMGVKGPDVSLKTFWGQFYPMFLPGWNIYHVSQLKNVGGQGDGGTTFLYGISGFITLHSFYQGYSGYRNYKEYAGVLKNLALRMADIQTFLITVKKVNALIEQYPDVAALYAAQLEPIRTLLARSNESSEVGSLLSSLEELPLRSWSYLWNNAGKLLATYKLFVEHKAVFHDAMYALGELDAFLSIATLMKETAAINGPHAYTFTKFLSPQSHTKPRLTLVGMWNAMLPPMQAVGNDVAMGQETQSIILTGPNAGGKSTFLTGVATTVLLSQTFGIAPAKSCEMTPFAKINTYIDITDDIAAGKSLFMAEVDRFQSHLRLLEHLKQGKFSFTIFDEPFSGTNPIEGAAAEYSVLNYIAKYSNALNIVATHYPIVMLLEQREPQKAFKNYKVFIKPMGKDGKIQYTYKVVPGASNQTIAIDILAEQGYATEMLQQARDIIGHPEKYKKSFAK from the coding sequence ATGCGTATCACTACATCGTTGGCATTTACACTTTGTTTATCGGGGTCCCTAACCGCTAGGGCTTCCTCTTCCATGGCTACACAATTAGCTAATCACTATTTAAAATCATTTCCTGCTGAAGCAGCAAAACCTTCCTCAAAAGCTGATCAGGCTAAAAAAGAAAAAGCATCAGATACAGATATTACAGCTATCTACCTTGCTCCAAGAACAGAACGGAATGTCGTATTCAATGAGATTTTTGCCAAAAGTAGTTACTATGAGCATCAGTATAAACAAGGCAGCAATCTATTAAACCCATATGTTTGGAATGACTTGCATCTCTTTTGTGGCACAACTACTACACCCGCTTATCATCTTTTATCTCGTATGAACAAGGCCATTACCGTTTTAGGAGAGGGTGCGCTTGCTTCACTTATTGCTGCACCTACTGCTAATCTGGAAACCCTGATGAAGCGTCAGCGATTTATAGATTTTTTGTGTCAAAAAACCCAGCTTTATCTTGACTTAAAAAGTCAGCTGCAAAATTACAAAACATCTGAAAAGGCTATGCTCTCTTTTTGGACAGGAACAGAGCCGCTCTATGTCAAAGAGTATGATAAGTATTTGACAGGACTATTTTATACCAGTTCTGCTGCTTCAAATAAATTAGCTAGTGTGCTCCAACTTAAAAAAGTATGGCTACGAGATATTTGGAATATTTATTCTAATTTTGCTTGGTATCCCGCAATAATTGGACCTATCAGTATATGTATGTCTTATATGGGTGTGAAGGGTCCAGATGTCTCATTGAAAACCTTTTGGGGCCAATTTTATCCTATGTTCTTGCCTGGATGGAATATCTATCATGTTAGCCAGTTAAAAAATGTAGGCGGTCAGGGAGATGGTGGTACTACATTTTTGTACGGTATATCTGGTTTCATTACGCTCCATTCCTTTTACCAAGGCTATAGCGGCTACCGCAACTACAAGGAGTATGCAGGCGTATTGAAAAACCTTGCATTGCGTATGGCTGATATCCAGACTTTTTTGATTACGGTTAAAAAAGTCAATGCATTAATTGAACAATATCCTGATGTAGCAGCCCTCTATGCTGCCCAACTTGAACCCATACGGACCTTATTAGCCCGTTCGAACGAATCATCCGAGGTAGGTAGCTTATTGTCTTCTTTAGAAGAACTACCCCTTCGTTCTTGGTCTTATCTGTGGAATAATGCGGGTAAACTACTCGCTACTTATAAACTTTTTGTGGAACATAAAGCTGTTTTCCATGATGCCATGTATGCCTTAGGGGAGTTAGATGCCTTTCTATCTATAGCCACCCTGATGAAAGAAACCGCTGCAATCAATGGGCCACATGCTTATACCTTTACGAAATTCTTATCTCCTCAATCACATACAAAACCTCGCTTGACGCTTGTTGGGATGTGGAACGCTATGTTACCCCCTATGCAAGCAGTGGGGAATGATGTAGCCATGGGTCAAGAGACACAAAGTATTATTTTAACCGGGCCCAATGCAGGAGGTAAATCAACCTTCCTAACCGGTGTGGCTACCACCGTTTTATTAAGTCAAACCTTTGGTATCGCACCCGCTAAGTCCTGTGAAATGACGCCATTTGCTAAAATAAATACCTACATCGATATTACCGATGATATTGCAGCCGGGAAGTCACTTTTTATGGCAGAAGTGGATCGATTTCAGTCCCATTTAAGATTATTAGAGCATTTAAAACAAGGAAAATTCAGTTTCACTATTTTTGATGAACCCTTTAGCGGAACCAATCCAATAGAAGGTGCAGCAGCAGAATATTCCGTATTAAATTATATTGCAAAATATAGCAACGCGCTAAACATTGTGGCTACGCACTATCCAATTGTTATGCTTTTAGAACAACGTGAGCCTCAAAAAGCGTTTAAAAACTATAAAGTTTTTATTAAGCCTATGGGCAAAGATGGGAAAATTCAGTACACCTATAAGGTGGTGCCTGGCGCTTCGAATCAAACCATTGCTATAGATATATTGGCTGAACAGGGGTATGCAACTGAAATGTTGCAACAAGCTAGAGATATTATTGGCCATCCAGAAAAGTATAAGAAAAGCTTTGCAAAATAG
- the rplM gene encoding 50S ribosomal protein L13, producing MDSISYKTKYANKQSVNKQWVVVDASFQPLGRLASQLAYLIRGKHKPDFTPHVDSGDHVIVLNADKIAISGNKSEKKIYTTYSGYPGGLKRATFQEVQVAHPKRVVEHAVKGMLPKNRLGRRLLHNLHVCEGSVHPYAAQKPTSITLKY from the coding sequence GTGGATTCTATCAGTTACAAGACAAAATATGCTAATAAGCAAAGCGTTAACAAGCAATGGGTGGTTGTTGATGCTTCATTTCAGCCCTTGGGTAGGTTGGCTAGCCAACTTGCTTACCTCATTCGTGGCAAGCACAAGCCTGATTTTACGCCTCATGTAGATAGCGGGGATCATGTGATCGTTTTAAATGCGGATAAAATCGCTATATCGGGTAATAAATCGGAAAAAAAGATCTATACCACTTATTCGGGCTATCCTGGTGGGTTAAAGCGTGCTACATTTCAAGAAGTTCAAGTTGCGCATCCCAAGCGTGTGGTAGAGCATGCGGTTAAGGGCATGTTGCCTAAAAATAGATTGGGCAGAAGGTTGTTGCACAACTTACATGTTTGTGAAGGGTCTGTGCATCCCTATGCAGCTCAAAAACCAACCTCAATAACCCTAAAATACTAA
- the rpsB gene encoding 30S ribosomal protein S2, producing the protein MIKLEFKALLDAGVHFGHLTRKWNPKMAPFIFMKQNGIHIIDLNKTITCMQGAALQLNAMAQAGKKILFVATKKQIKASVEQTAKDLGMPYVTERWLGGTLTNFVNTRKLLKRMLSIEKNMQMAAYKSLAKKERLIIAREQEKLNRILQGLANVTRLPSALFVIDIKEEHIAVEEARKLGIPIFALVDTNTNPDMVDFPIPGNDDAFRSVDIVVRYLATAIKEGIASYKKEKAETAPKKEEEAVSNTATKGVPKRGIKVVQGVVIKKGLAAKGKVATPVAKVAAAAPPLKDQPEK; encoded by the coding sequence ATGATAAAATTAGAATTCAAAGCACTGCTGGATGCTGGTGTCCATTTTGGTCATCTGACTAGGAAATGGAATCCTAAGATGGCTCCCTTTATTTTTATGAAGCAGAATGGCATTCACATCATTGATCTAAACAAGACCATTACCTGTATGCAGGGGGCTGCTTTGCAGCTTAATGCAATGGCTCAAGCTGGGAAAAAGATTTTGTTTGTAGCGACCAAAAAGCAAATTAAAGCTTCTGTAGAGCAGACGGCAAAAGATTTAGGTATGCCCTATGTAACGGAGCGGTGGCTGGGCGGTACGCTGACCAATTTTGTCAATACGCGGAAGTTGTTAAAGCGCATGCTTTCCATAGAAAAAAACATGCAGATGGCTGCCTATAAAAGCTTAGCAAAAAAGGAAAGGTTAATCATTGCGCGGGAGCAAGAAAAGCTCAATAGGATTTTGCAGGGGCTAGCTAATGTGACGCGGCTACCATCTGCTCTATTTGTAATTGATATTAAGGAAGAACATATTGCTGTTGAGGAAGCGCGCAAGTTGGGCATTCCTATTTTTGCGCTTGTAGATACCAATACCAATCCAGATATGGTTGACTTTCCTATTCCTGGTAACGATGATGCATTCCGTTCGGTAGATATTGTAGTGCGTTATCTTGCTACTGCGATTAAAGAAGGCATTGCATCCTATAAAAAAGAGAAAGCAGAAACCGCGCCTAAAAAAGAGGAAGAGGCTGTCAGTAATACAGCTACTAAAGGCGTTCCTAAGCGAGGCATAAAAGTGGTACAGGGGGTAGTCATCAAGAAGGGTCTGGCTGCAAAGGGTAAAGTGGCTACACCTGTAGCTAAGGTGGCTGCAGCTGCTCCACCACTTAAGGATCAACCAGAAAAGTAA
- the mnmA gene encoding tRNA 2-thiouridine(34) synthase MnmA — protein sequence MRTKGRVLVAMSGGIDSSVAAVMLHEQGYEVVGITMKTWSYAGSGGKKKETGCCSLDAINDARNIAVELGFPHIVVDIRAAFGGHVIDHFKAEYLAGRTPNPCVLCNTHIKWDALLERAHKLDCDYLATGHYAKVRAEGGRYIISKGLDPKKDQSYALWGVSQASLSKTLLPLGGFTKSFIRAFAAERGFTDLVNKSESYEICFIPDNDYRGFLKRQLPGLEEAVKGGELVLEDGTVVGHHEGYPFYTVGQRKGVPIALGYPVYVTAIEKETNRVVLGTFDQLRREGMVVHQLNLSKYVDLQGKKIDTVTKVRYNDPGTPAVIEQVGDQMHVFFGTGVHAITPGQAAVFYEGEDVIGGGWIASAFQKKSK from the coding sequence ATGCGTACAAAAGGCCGTGTATTGGTAGCCATGAGTGGGGGTATAGATAGCTCTGTAGCCGCTGTGATGTTGCATGAGCAAGGGTATGAAGTAGTAGGCATTACCATGAAAACATGGAGTTATGCCGGGAGTGGTGGTAAGAAAAAAGAGACAGGTTGTTGCAGCTTAGATGCCATCAATGATGCAAGAAACATAGCCGTTGAGTTGGGTTTCCCCCATATTGTCGTGGATATAAGAGCGGCATTTGGGGGGCATGTCATTGACCATTTTAAAGCTGAATACCTAGCTGGTAGAACACCTAATCCATGTGTATTGTGCAATACCCATATTAAATGGGATGCCCTTTTGGAACGTGCGCATAAATTAGATTGTGACTATCTTGCAACCGGTCATTATGCAAAAGTACGCGCAGAGGGCGGGCGTTATATTATTTCTAAGGGCTTAGATCCTAAAAAAGACCAATCCTATGCCCTATGGGGCGTCTCTCAAGCGAGCCTGAGTAAGACCCTATTGCCGCTCGGTGGATTTACCAAATCGTTTATTCGTGCCTTTGCTGCTGAACGTGGATTTACAGATTTGGTGAATAAATCTGAATCCTACGAAATATGTTTTATTCCCGATAATGACTACCGTGGCTTTTTAAAAAGACAACTCCCTGGATTGGAAGAAGCCGTTAAAGGAGGGGAATTGGTATTAGAAGATGGTACCGTAGTGGGGCATCATGAAGGCTATCCTTTTTATACCGTTGGTCAACGGAAAGGCGTCCCCATTGCTTTAGGCTATCCAGTATATGTAACCGCTATAGAAAAAGAAACCAATCGAGTGGTATTGGGCACTTTTGATCAATTGCGCCGAGAAGGTATGGTGGTACACCAACTTAACTTATCCAAATATGTAGATCTCCAGGGGAAAAAGATAGATACCGTTACTAAGGTCAGGTATAATGACCCAGGTACCCCTGCTGTGATTGAGCAGGTAGGAGATCAAATGCATGTCTTTTTTGGCACGGGTGTCCATGCCATTACACCTGGCCAAGCAGCTGTGTTTTATGAAGGAGAAGATGTGATAGGAGGTGGGTGGATTGCCTCTGCTTTTCAAAAAAAAAGTAAATAA
- a CDS encoding M16 family metallopeptidase, producing the protein MLDRTIPPKFQEIESIDFPWPEKHTLQMPLYLLHMGSQPIIELELIFKSGSCYELQPGAAYFTAAMLLEGTETKSAQAIAHAIDYYGATISTHVRKDFCTLSLSTLAKHLSPVLDLLVELLLTPSFPEKSLQRLKKLKVQAIQMADKKNSQVAYKRFCTALFTAAHPYGRQLTVQDVDKIQRDHLQYHYDQVFFAHGAAFVSGQVTPAALQRIKQALAHITLKTNLQANPIPCRTLPEKVRLVDGQHLQSAIVIGKKLLVKKEADFLPMVVVNTLLGGYFGSRLMRNIREDKGYTYGIHSSMVSFLQAGYLAITTEVAQAVTQETIQEIYKEIALLQDEFVSEAALQNVKNYLLGHFLTTLNDPFSIMQKFQSAYLHGLGQDYYTRFYQQVRNITPLDVRTLAQKYLSLDSFTEVVVC; encoded by the coding sequence ATGCTCGATAGAACCATTCCACCTAAGTTTCAAGAGATTGAGTCCATTGATTTTCCATGGCCAGAAAAGCATACACTTCAGATGCCATTGTATCTGCTCCACATGGGCAGTCAGCCCATTATAGAGTTGGAATTGATTTTTAAATCTGGTAGTTGCTATGAGTTACAGCCAGGTGCCGCCTATTTTACGGCTGCTATGTTATTAGAAGGTACGGAAACCAAAAGTGCCCAAGCTATTGCCCATGCGATTGATTATTATGGTGCCACTATTTCCACCCATGTGCGGAAAGATTTTTGTACCCTTTCTCTTTCCACGCTTGCCAAACACCTTAGTCCAGTATTAGATCTATTGGTAGAGCTTTTGTTGACCCCTAGTTTTCCTGAAAAATCACTCCAACGGCTCAAAAAGCTAAAAGTGCAAGCCATTCAAATGGCCGATAAAAAAAATAGTCAAGTAGCCTATAAGCGGTTTTGTACAGCGCTTTTTACAGCAGCGCATCCTTATGGCAGGCAGCTCACCGTGCAAGATGTTGATAAGATTCAACGGGATCATTTACAGTACCATTATGATCAAGTATTCTTTGCGCATGGTGCTGCTTTTGTGAGTGGGCAAGTCACGCCAGCAGCCTTACAACGCATCAAACAGGCCCTAGCCCATATTACTCTCAAAACAAATCTACAAGCAAATCCAATACCCTGTCGTACGCTGCCTGAAAAAGTCCGCTTAGTGGATGGGCAACATCTACAATCTGCTATTGTAATCGGTAAAAAGCTACTGGTCAAAAAGGAAGCAGATTTTTTACCCATGGTTGTCGTGAATACCCTTCTAGGCGGCTATTTTGGTTCTCGGCTCATGCGGAATATTCGAGAAGATAAAGGTTATACCTATGGGATTCATTCCAGTATGGTATCATTTTTGCAAGCCGGCTATCTAGCCATTACGACAGAAGTAGCCCAAGCCGTTACGCAAGAGACCATCCAAGAAATCTATAAAGAAATTGCCCTATTGCAAGACGAATTCGTTTCAGAAGCAGCCTTACAAAATGTTAAAAATTACCTATTGGGTCATTTTTTAACGACCCTTAACGATCCTTTTTCTATCATGCAAAAGTTTCAATCCGCCTATCTCCATGGTTTAGGTCAAGATTATTATACTAGATTTTACCAGCAGGTGCGCAACATAACCCCTCTAGACGTTAGAACTTTAGCACAAAAATACTTATCTTTAGATTCCTTTACAGAAGTAGTGGTGTGCTAA
- a CDS encoding Npt1/Npt2 family nucleotide transporter — protein sequence MSEYISLSWFKKWLQVIFPVQKGEKQKIFLLLCLKFLISFVYCILAALKDTVLVTANHSAAEVIPIIKGSIIFPISIGVVLLYTKLHNCFKQSTLFYSAILFFLVLILLYGFVLYPNAKQVSPYALADWLSSYTGGKGIHWITAFRHWIHVLFFVVAELWGQVALMLLYWSFVNNVCKVQEAKRFYAILIAAGDVALIIAGPLVLAYTKKYSHSDFVYTVQALIGYVACCCLAILFTYWLTNHIIKPDGVRVHRDAPPPTLRLSLWDSLKHVATSRYLRHIAIMVVACGLSINIVEGTWKSYVKEAFPKAVDYQSFVSELNFWTGVIALVISLFFSGGMLRKFGWKATARIAPTIIGIMGSLFFLMSYTKNNAPCLTHWVGTKLLLYIVLFGGIHNIAAKSIKYAFFDKTTQIAYIPLDLESKIKGKAAVDLLGSRLGKAGSSWVQIALLELLHTNSIQPLSGVLLIFLVIMTIAWYRATGKVDKQLQMLEAKETK from the coding sequence ATGTCCGAATATATATCTTTATCGTGGTTTAAAAAATGGTTACAAGTTATTTTTCCCGTCCAAAAAGGGGAAAAGCAAAAAATCTTTCTTCTCCTTTGTTTAAAATTCCTGATTTCTTTTGTTTACTGCATTTTAGCCGCACTCAAGGATACGGTTTTGGTAACTGCAAACCACTCTGCTGCTGAGGTTATCCCGATTATAAAAGGGTCTATTATCTTTCCTATTTCGATAGGGGTGGTCTTATTGTATACAAAGCTACACAATTGTTTCAAGCAGTCTACACTATTTTATAGTGCCATCCTCTTTTTTTTAGTGCTGATCCTGCTATATGGTTTTGTATTGTATCCTAATGCCAAGCAAGTAAGCCCTTATGCGCTGGCAGATTGGTTAAGCAGCTATACAGGGGGGAAAGGGATCCATTGGATTACAGCATTCCGCCATTGGATTCATGTACTATTTTTTGTAGTGGCAGAGCTTTGGGGCCAGGTGGCACTGATGTTGCTCTATTGGAGTTTCGTCAATAATGTTTGTAAGGTTCAGGAGGCCAAGCGGTTCTATGCTATTCTAATTGCTGCAGGGGATGTAGCACTGATTATTGCGGGACCACTGGTCTTAGCCTATACTAAAAAATATAGCCATAGCGATTTTGTATATACCGTGCAAGCCTTAATAGGGTATGTGGCATGCTGCTGTCTAGCTATTCTCTTTACTTACTGGTTGACCAATCATATCATCAAACCCGATGGGGTGCGTGTGCACCGTGATGCGCCCCCTCCAACGTTACGGCTCTCGCTATGGGATAGCCTAAAACATGTGGCTACTTCTCGCTATTTAAGACATATCGCCATTATGGTGGTTGCCTGCGGGCTCTCTATAAATATTGTAGAAGGGACTTGGAAATCTTATGTAAAAGAAGCCTTTCCTAAAGCAGTAGATTACCAAAGCTTTGTATCAGAACTTAACTTTTGGACAGGGGTTATTGCCTTGGTAATCTCTCTTTTCTTTAGTGGCGGTATGCTTAGAAAATTTGGGTGGAAAGCTACTGCACGCATTGCACCAACAATCATTGGCATTATGGGTAGCCTCTTCTTTTTAATGAGTTATACTAAAAATAATGCACCTTGTTTAACGCATTGGGTGGGTACGAAACTGCTCCTCTACATCGTGCTCTTTGGCGGCATCCACAATATAGCAGCTAAGTCTATCAAGTATGCTTTTTTTGATAAAACTACCCAAATCGCTTATATTCCACTGGACCTAGAAAGCAAAATTAAAGGGAAAGCGGCTGTAGATCTATTGGGTTCCCGTTTGGGAAAGGCAGGCTCCTCTTGGGTACAAATTGCCTTACTGGAATTGCTGCACACCAATAGCATTCAACCGCTTTCAGGGGTATTATTAATCTTTTTAGTGATAATGACTATTGCTTGGTACCGCGCCACTGGTAAGGTCGATAAGCAGTTACAAATGCTGGAAGCTAAAGAAACGAAGTAA
- the rpsI gene encoding 30S ribosomal protein S9, giving the protein METVNAVGRRKTAVARVYLVPGTGDIIINHKPLLDYFPVEEINLIVKQPLEKLDRVGQYNLKINVVGGGVRGQAEAIRLGIARALCKLDVESNRPILKKEGFLTRDARVVERKKYGRKKSRKKFQFTKR; this is encoded by the coding sequence ATGGAAACAGTCAATGCAGTAGGTCGAAGAAAGACGGCTGTCGCTAGGGTCTATCTTGTACCTGGGACAGGAGACATTATCATTAACCATAAGCCGCTTTTGGATTATTTTCCAGTAGAAGAAATTAACCTAATTGTTAAGCAACCTTTGGAAAAATTAGATAGGGTAGGTCAATATAACCTAAAAATTAACGTTGTAGGTGGGGGCGTGCGTGGGCAGGCTGAGGCCATTCGTTTAGGGATTGCTAGGGCGCTTTGTAAGTTAGATGTAGAAAGCAATAGGCCTATATTGAAGAAAGAGGGGTTCTTAACCAGGGATGCTAGGGTTGTGGAGCGTAAGAAGTATGGCCGTAAAAAGTCGAGAAAGAAGTTCCAGTTTACCAAACGTTAA
- the tsf gene encoding translation elongation factor Ts: MMVTAQEVAALRKKTGAGMMDCKKALIEAGGNVEQAIDLLRKKGQKICADRAAHHASEGAVFACASLDHKESFLLVLNCETDFVAKNELFVQLGKTILEVAVAHKPDTVAALQALPLGDGTVQEAIVSFAGTTGEKITLSTYVTLAGAVTVPYIHTGNRLAVLVALQGAQGEEVIAAGRDVAMQIAAMHPVAVDKDQVDPVVIERETAVIQAQLMDEGYDGVKAEKITQGRLHKFFQENTLLQQPFVKNGKLTVAQYLTTIAPSLTVTAFKRIGVGE; the protein is encoded by the coding sequence ATGATGGTTACAGCACAAGAGGTAGCTGCACTAAGGAAAAAGACCGGTGCAGGGATGATGGATTGTAAAAAAGCGTTGATTGAGGCAGGGGGTAATGTAGAGCAAGCCATTGATTTGCTTAGAAAGAAAGGACAAAAAATATGTGCAGACCGTGCGGCCCATCATGCCAGTGAGGGCGCTGTTTTTGCTTGTGCAAGTTTGGATCATAAGGAGTCTTTTTTATTGGTGTTGAACTGTGAGACTGACTTTGTAGCTAAAAATGAATTATTTGTGCAATTGGGTAAAACCATCTTGGAGGTGGCAGTAGCACACAAGCCAGATACTGTAGCAGCGCTACAAGCCTTGCCATTGGGGGATGGGACGGTTCAAGAGGCGATTGTATCATTTGCTGGTACCACGGGTGAAAAAATTACACTTTCTACTTATGTCACTTTAGCTGGTGCGGTAACGGTTCCCTATATCCATACAGGTAATCGGTTGGCTGTTTTGGTAGCTTTACAAGGTGCCCAGGGCGAGGAGGTAATCGCTGCAGGTAGAGATGTAGCAATGCAGATAGCGGCTATGCATCCAGTGGCGGTGGATAAAGATCAAGTAGACCCAGTTGTTATAGAAAGGGAAACTGCCGTTATCCAGGCGCAGCTTATGGATGAAGGGTATGACGGCGTTAAAGCTGAGAAGATAACGCAGGGTAGGTTGCATAAGTTTTTTCAAGAAAACACTCTTTTGCAACAGCCATTTGTCAAAAATGGCAAGTTGACTGTGGCCCAATACCTGACAACCATTGCTCCATCTTTGACCGTTACGGCATTCAAACGCATTGGCGTAGGGGAGTAA